The following coding sequences lie in one Danio rerio strain Tuebingen ecotype United States chromosome 3, GRCz12tu, whole genome shotgun sequence genomic window:
- the zbed4l1 gene encoding zinc finger BED domain-containing protein 4, producing MNRQTEMSELGLGRKRRIDIWSNFTYDNKDNKSVCKPCGVKIAGKNTTNLKRHLQTAHPEIHTKIQKMSDDHGPGGNKASDATSTTQQQAISDFLRSSKYKTESKEQQTKEQAIARWIGRTGLPLTTVEDEDFVLMMGMIDGRLTVPKKTKISNLIETQYEHERQKFRESLAAARKVSIGLDLWTKKGLTASFLAISACYFCVEKSKPAHILLALQQVGHPHTAQAIKACVDKCMQEWTIPKEKILTVITDNGSNMVAAFKNTTAEETSSEDDSPGSTIESDSEIDDQRYRHVDMELDRTPCVVHTIQLVVHMLQKETTVKRVLDKARSVVKLFRKSSVATQKLLDQCGVIVVNDCPTRWSSTFNMITRLLKVKDAVCQISNDMGWDSLLTSEWQKLSSLHDLLLPFAEHTKTLQSDTTSMSLVVPALFDLLTHLTDFAVNTRYRDLATLADKMRSNLNQRFACILDTTDEKFSPLAAAACFVNPTVCEIIVNVDVANGNIQELLKQAEDYVVKCTKQEGQSENDEEEVIEEPEAAPSSKQPVFRFLSKCRTTRPKQKTSTSNIRQQIIKYKEELSHPITEDTGTDFWLGKSDSVYHSLKPFALDLLAMPASQAFAERVFSITGDLTRGRRNRGRVTLERSAFLKMNRNK from the exons atgaacagacagacagaaatgtcAGAGCTTGGTCTAGGACGAAAACGAAGAATTGACATCTGGTCAAACTTCACATATGACAACAAGGACAACAAGAGCGTCTGTAAACCATGTGGAGTAAAAATCGCTGGGAAAAACACCACCAACTTGAAGCGACATTTACAGACGGCTCATCCAGAAATCCACACCAAG ATACAGAAGATGTCTGATGACCATGGGCCAGGTGGAAATAAAGCTAGTGATGCTACTAGTACAACACAGCAGCAGGCCATCTCAGATTTCCTAAGGTCTTCAAAGTACAAGACTGAATCAAAGGAACAACAGACCAAGGAGCAGGCCATAGCTAGATGGATTGGACGGACAGGTTTACCACTCACAACAGTTGAGGATGAGGACTTTGTGCTAATGATGGGGATGATAGATGGGAGACTAACAGTTCCAAAGAAAACTAAAATTAGCAATTTAATTGAAACACAGTATGAACATGAAAGACAGAAGTTCAGAGAGAGTCTGGCTGCTGCCCGGAAAGTATCCATTGGCCTTGACTTGTGGACAAAAAAAGGATTGACAGCCTCATTCCTTGCTATAAGTGCATGCTACTTTTGTGTTGAAAAAAGTAAACCTGCACACATATTGTTGGCCCTTCAACAAGTAGGTCACCCACACACTGCACAGGCTATTAAGGCATGTGTGGACAAATGCATGCAAGAGTGGACCATACCAAAGGAGAAGATCCTGACTGTAATAACGGACAATGGGAGTAACATGGTGGCAGCCTTTAAAAACACCACAGCAGAAGAAACCAGCTCTGAGGACGACTCCCCTGGGTCCACAATCGAGAGTGACTCTGAAATTGATGACCAGCG gtATCGTCATGTCGACATGGAATTGGACCGGACACCATGTGTTGTGCATACCATACAACTGGTGGTCCACATGTTGCAGAAAGAAACAACTGTCAAAAGAGTTCTCGATAAAGCTAGGTCTGTGGTGAAGCTCTTTCGCAAGTCCTCAGTTGCAACACAAAAGTTATTGGACCAATGTGGTGTTATTGTTGTAAATGACTGCCCCACACGCTGGTCAAGCACATTTAACATGATCACACGACTCCTCAAAGTCAAAGATGCAGTCTGTCAAATCTCAAATGACATGGGATGGGACAGTTTGCTTACTAGTGAGTGGCAAAAGCTTTCCTCATTGCATGACCTATTGCTGCCTTTTGCAGAACACACTAAAACTCTTCAGAGTGACACCACATCTATGTCTCTAGTGGTTCCTGCCCTCTTTGATCTGCTTACCCACCTAACTGACTTTGCAGTGAACACTCGGTACAGAGACCTCGCTACTCTTGCAGACAAGATGAGATCAAATCTGAACCAGCGTTTTGCTTGCATCTTGGATACAACTGATGAAAAGTTTTCACCACTTGCAGCAGCTGCCTGCTTTGTTAACCCAACTGTCTGTGAAATCATTGTTAATGTTGATGTTGCTAATGGAAATATCCAGGAACTGCTAAAGCAGGCAGAAGACTATGTAGTCAAATGCACAAAACAGGAGGGCCAGTCTGAAAATGATGAAGAGGAGGTTATTGAGGAACCAGAAGCAGCGCCCTCCTCAAAGCAGCCGGTGTTTAGGTTTCTCTCAAAATGCCGCACCACAAGGCCTAAACAGAAAACCTCCACAAGCAACATCAGGCAGCAGATCATCAAGTACAAGGAAGAACTCTCCCATCCCATCACTGAGGACACAGGAACAGACTTCTGGCTGGGAAAGAGTGACAGTGTTTACCACAGTTTAAAACCTTTTGCATTAGACTTGTTAGCTATGCCCGCTTCTCAAGCTTTTGCAGAGAGGGTATTTAGCATCACAGGTGACCTCACAAGAGGACGGCGCAACAGAGGAAGGGTCACATTGGAGCGAAGTGCTTTCCttaaaatgaacagaaacaaatag